From a region of the Vaginimicrobium propionicum genome:
- a CDS encoding hemolysin family protein codes for MNLTQWVWLALALILAAITYWLMTIETALSTMTSARVEQMLEEKKSGAQALKDIVDDPAPTATGATTLRIVCEVGASVLVLALIFSLVDTTWVRLGASILVLSVLSFTLWWAAPRTIGRLNDETIALRWARPISMISTIVWPFSQLMIWITNALTPGPGWADGPLSPEAEKIAVASDGEREMIRSVFELGDTLVREVMVPRTDIVFLEAEKTTAQGLSLALRSGFSRIPVVGEDIDDIVGILFVKDAMQQVYAGNGQEPVKNVMRQAKFVPDSKPIDELLTDMQSKRTHLVVVIDEFGGTSGLATIEDLVEEIVGEITDEYDAEPSLAQEISPGTWRVSSRMPVDDVGELFGLRVDDEEVETIGGLLAKELKMVPIPGAQVVWNGLEITAERTTARRHQIDTVVVRHIDPDEFEEVEDE; via the coding sequence GTGAATTTAACACAATGGGTTTGGCTGGCTCTCGCTCTTATTCTTGCTGCCATCACCTACTGGTTGATGACTATTGAGACTGCCTTATCGACCATGACCTCAGCTCGCGTAGAGCAGATGCTGGAAGAAAAAAAATCTGGTGCTCAAGCACTAAAAGATATCGTTGATGATCCAGCACCAACGGCTACCGGCGCAACAACTTTGCGCATTGTTTGCGAAGTCGGTGCCAGCGTTCTGGTGCTAGCTCTAATTTTCAGTTTGGTAGACACTACTTGGGTGCGTCTTGGCGCATCAATACTGGTGTTATCAGTGCTATCTTTCACCTTGTGGTGGGCTGCCCCAAGAACAATCGGACGGCTGAACGATGAAACTATTGCATTGCGTTGGGCGCGCCCAATCTCTATGATTTCGACGATTGTCTGGCCTTTCAGCCAGTTGATGATTTGGATAACGAATGCGCTAACTCCAGGCCCAGGTTGGGCGGACGGCCCGCTAAGCCCTGAGGCCGAAAAAATTGCGGTGGCCTCCGACGGGGAACGCGAGATGATTCGTTCAGTGTTTGAGCTTGGTGACACGCTAGTGCGCGAAGTTATGGTGCCGCGAACTGACATTGTTTTCCTGGAGGCGGAAAAAACCACTGCACAAGGTCTTTCATTAGCCTTGCGGAGCGGCTTTAGTCGTATCCCCGTGGTTGGTGAAGATATCGACGACATTGTTGGCATTCTGTTCGTTAAAGACGCCATGCAGCAGGTTTACGCCGGTAATGGCCAAGAGCCGGTCAAGAATGTTATGCGTCAGGCGAAATTTGTTCCAGACTCAAAACCGATTGACGAGCTACTTACTGATATGCAGTCAAAGAGAACTCATCTAGTTGTTGTGATAGACGAATTCGGCGGCACATCGGGGCTGGCTACTATCGAGGATCTGGTTGAAGAGATAGTTGGCGAGATTACCGATGAATATGACGCCGAGCCCTCGTTGGCTCAAGAGATTTCACCAGGTACTTGGCGGGTTTCGTCACGGATGCCGGTTGATGATGTCGGTGAATTGTTTGGGCTTAGGGTCGATGATGAAGAGGTTGAGACTATCGGTGGCCTACTCGCTAAAGAGCTAAAGATGGTTCCTATCCCCGGTGCCCAAGTAGTTTGGAATGGGTTAGAGATTACTGCTGAGCGCACTACCGCCCGACGTCACCAGATAGATACCGTAGTGGTGCGCCATATTGACCCCGATGAATTTGAAGAAGTTGAGGATGAATGA
- the ybeY gene encoding rRNA maturation RNase YbeY — protein sequence MIDIANESGVDVDETRLVQLATFALNLLRIHPQAELSILLVNEEVMADYHQRFMGLTGPTDVMSFPMDELRVPAQDEPAPRGLLGDIVICPQFTSAQASTNGRGEKEEIDYLFVHGLLHLLGHDHANPEEKAVMFGLNDRIIAAWQKELAK from the coding sequence GGTAGATGTTGACGAGACCAGACTCGTTCAATTGGCTACTTTCGCACTTAACCTGTTGAGGATACATCCGCAAGCCGAGCTTTCCATTCTGCTAGTCAATGAGGAAGTCATGGCTGACTATCATCAACGATTCATGGGATTAACTGGCCCAACTGACGTTATGAGTTTTCCCATGGACGAATTGCGGGTGCCTGCGCAAGATGAACCAGCACCCAGAGGCTTGTTGGGAGATATCGTGATCTGCCCGCAATTTACCAGCGCCCAAGCTTCAACCAACGGTCGTGGGGAAAAAGAAGAAATTGACTACCTATTTGTTCACGGTTTACTTCATCTGCTAGGTCATGACCACGCGAATCCAGAAGAAAAAGCCGTCATGTTTGGCCTAAATGATCGCATTATCGCCGCCTGGCAGAAGGAATTAGCCAAGTGA